CGAATAAGAAGCCGCTTCCTGTCATCCCTGCTGTGACGAGAACAGGAAACAGGGCAGCGAGACTCGCTTGCCCTGTCGTTTGATAAATCATCGCGATCAGGGAGACGATATAGAGCGCATCTCCCGCATTCGCAATCCATTGACTGACCAATAAAAGCGTAAACCGGTTCATTCTGAATGACCTCCATATCGTACGTATTTAGTTAGGAGTGAGAATTCAGAATGATTTACATCGGACGCCCTCATTTCATGTTTTTTTCTAGTGTAAGAGGAAAAAAATGGATTGTCAATCAGAATCGCGATGAGTTTTCAGTGCAACGGGTGTAAAGGGATCAACCATCGACGTCGCGGCTGCTTCGTCTTGAGCACGGGATGCCGATAGCGTGATTGGTTTTAGTTGCTGGCGGAAGCGGAAGGCTCGTTCAAGTCGACTCATGAATAGATTGCTGAAAAAGACGACTAATGCTAGTCCAATGAGCGGAACGAGGAACATATGATTGAGCCAAGACGTCGCCGAAAACTGGTTGAAGTAATAGCCGAACATCGACGACCATTCAAAAATCGTTGGAGCAGTTCCTACATGTAAATTAACTGTTCCGGCAAAGAAAATATCAAAGAGTGATAAGTGAACGAGTAACATCAACGTTTGGATGAACTGTTGCATGAAAACGATTGTCAACGTGGGAACAAGATGTGGCCAAATGTGACGTCTGAACCGATGCCATGGACTGCCACCAAGCGTCTGGGCAACAATCATGAATTCTTGACTAAGCAACTGACGGGTCTCAGCAATCAGATAAAGCGATAAAGCAGGAAGACCGAGCAAAATCAAGATAGTTAATTCAAACGACACGCGGTCGAATAACGATGGAATCGCAGTCGAATCAAAGAACGTGAGTGATGGAAGCAAAATTAACAAAGCGACAAGAGAGAGCGGTAAGACTAAAAATCCATCAAGAACAAGTTTTAAGTATCGATTGACGCGAGCACTTCGGAAAGCTAACGGAATCGCAATAATTAGCGAAAGAAGCATTCGACCGAGAGCGACAATCATACAAATACCGACCGTCCATTTGAACCCTTCGATCATCAATTGAAAGAGATCATAGCCGGATCGATCCGTACCAAGCCATTGATCACTTGAAGGTTCTAAAGGAGACGTTGCAAGAAACGTACCGTCTTCAGCATACCGGTTCGAGATTTGATCGACTTGACCGTCACGGAAAATCGTATTTCCAAAACTAAGGAGTAGTAAACCGGTGAGTAAAAATAAACATAGCCAGAAGACAGGATCTCGCATCAAGGTGCGGCGCATCAAATCCCTCCTTTCCAGGCGTTCGGAATCAGCCATTCCGCCAACAAATCAATAACAAAAATCGGTAAATAGATGAGGAACAAGATGACCATCAAAATCGGCATTTGTCCATTATAAAAGACGAATCGGAACATGCCTTGTACTTCGAACGTGTACTCAATGATCACTAAGCTCGATAAAACGGTAATGATGTTTGCTCGGAAAAACAGATAAAATCGATAAATCATCGTCGGGATTAAGTGTTTCCAGAAAAGAGCGGCAGGACGAATGCCTTTTGCCCGTGCTAGTTCTAGGAATGGGGCGGCTTCTTGTTCAAGTACTTGAGTCGTCAACCATTTGATGAAGAAGAACAGTGTTGTCAACGTTAGCGTAAGAATCGGTAAAAAACGAATGTACTCAGCATAGGATCCCGCAATTTCAATTTTGTCATACCCGGTCGTTTTAAACAGATAGAGGACAAGGAATTGTGAAAGAATGATCCAGAACAAGTCCGGAACCATCTCAAGCGTTCGTGTCGTCTGCTTCAGCATCATGCGCGTTTTTCTGCCACTTCGATAAAACAAATAAACGTATAAAATCGCACACACAGCGGAGACCAGCATAGCTGTCGTGAAGATGATCAACGTCTCTTTAATAAAAGGACTGATGGTAGGAAGCAACAAGAATTCTTTTTGAGCGGTCACGTTGAAATAGGTAATTTCATCAAGTTTCGTTAATTGAGCAAATTGCTGCTTGAGACCTTCCCAGTAGCTTGCTGGATTGAATTTCATTTGGGCGACGAGCGCCGGAAGGGCGCTGATCGCAATCAAGACAAAAAATGCCACGATGAGCTGCATCGATTTTCGGGCGATAAATACCATGAAATGAGAAACTCCTTTCTTTTGGATCCTCAACCGATGGCGAGGATCCGGTCATTCCCAATCTGGATCAACTGACTATTCATATGCTTACGGCGAAGCACGTAGCGTTCGAACTGTTGTGTCGCGATGAACGAATCACGCGTCGAGACCGTCGAGAGGGTCATTAAAACATGTTTTAATTGTGGTTGTCCTTCTTGTAACGAAAGATGCGTCATCCGGTTCGCTCCGTCGAGTCGATTGAGGAATAGTTCGATCTTGCAGCCTTCCTTAATTAATTCGCTGATCAAGAATGCTGCTTGTTCGATGAATGTCTCGAATTGTTGATGGAGCCCGTAGCCGCTTGGTGCCGATAAATTCAAGGCAATCGTAAACGTGTCCTGATTACTCGTTTCGAACACTTTTGCCTGCAACCGACCGGTCTTCGCCGTCGCATACCAATCAATCTCTTTTGACGGTTCCGCTGTATAAGGTTTTGCGCCAAGCTGAACGAGTTTGTTCTTAAGCGGTGAGTACCGGTCTGGTCGGTCGCCGATTCGTAAACGTTGCAAAAGCAAGGGCGTTGCTTGCGCCGTCAAGGATGGTAAGACCGTAAATGACGGGTACGTATCGAACGTAAAAAGATAGACCCCCATCTTCCATGGCAGACGAATCGTCAAGATGATCTCATCGAATTCAGCCGGTCCACGGCGAACGGTCTGAATCGGGATCGACACGTCATCTTCCGAGTCGATCACTGCATGAAATGTTGCTGGGTGAAGCGGGTCCATCTCTGGGAAGATGACACCACCATCCGTATGCAATCGAAGCGTCGCTTCGAGTCCAAGCTGACTTAAA
This window of the Exiguobacterium acetylicum genome carries:
- a CDS encoding DUF58 domain-containing protein, which gives rise to MQIERSVPFWLERRLFPLYVTLTFIFLFIPSLSVLGFLFAVLATIHFVVGRTEKQLRRDVAIEWKHYESLMFNQEQTSLHLQVFGVESLSQLGLEATLRLHTDGGVIFPEMDPLHPATFHAVIDSEDDVSIPIQTVRRGPAEFDEIILTIRLPWKMGVYLFTFDTYPSFTVLPSLTAQATPLLLQRLRIGDRPDRYSPLKNKLVQLGAKPYTAEPSKEIDWYATAKTGRLQAKVFETSNQDTFTIALNLSAPSGYGLHQQFETFIEQAAFLISELIKEGCKIELFLNRLDGANRMTHLSLQEGQPQLKHVLMTLSTVSTRDSFIATQQFERYVLRRKHMNSQLIQIGNDRILAIG
- a CDS encoding ABC transporter permease subunit; protein product: MRRTLMRDPVFWLCLFLLTGLLLLSFGNTIFRDGQVDQISNRYAEDGTFLATSPLEPSSDQWLGTDRSGYDLFQLMIEGFKWTVGICMIVALGRMLLSLIIAIPLAFRSARVNRYLKLVLDGFLVLPLSLVALLILLPSLTFFDSTAIPSLFDRVSFELTILILLGLPALSLYLIAETRQLLSQEFMIVAQTLGGSPWHRFRRHIWPHLVPTLTIVFMQQFIQTLMLLVHLSLFDIFFAGTVNLHVGTAPTIFEWSSMFGYYFNQFSATSWLNHMFLVPLIGLALVVFFSNLFMSRLERAFRFRQQLKPITLSASRAQDEAAATSMVDPFTPVALKTHRDSD
- a CDS encoding ABC transporter permease subunit, with amino-acid sequence MVFIARKSMQLIVAFFVLIAISALPALVAQMKFNPASYWEGLKQQFAQLTKLDEITYFNVTAQKEFLLLPTISPFIKETLIIFTTAMLVSAVCAILYVYLFYRSGRKTRMMLKQTTRTLEMVPDLFWIILSQFLVLYLFKTTGYDKIEIAGSYAEYIRFLPILTLTLTTLFFFIKWLTTQVLEQEAAPFLELARAKGIRPAALFWKHLIPTMIYRFYLFFRANIITVLSSLVIIEYTFEVQGMFRFVFYNGQMPILMVILFLIYLPIFVIDLLAEWLIPNAWKGGI